One window from the genome of Tachypleus tridentatus isolate NWPU-2018 chromosome 11, ASM421037v1, whole genome shotgun sequence encodes:
- the LOC143232145 gene encoding uncharacterized protein LOC143232145 isoform X2: MFCGQEEDPIKKVSILLESVSDILAILVANTHTDFMKSAHASSDCITLHRTVQKWIWNVGTGMPDDENGMKPFIE, translated from the exons ATGTTCTGTGGTCAGGAGGAGGATCCCATCAAGAAAGTGTCCATCCTACTTGAAAGTGTGAGTGACATATTAGCCATTCTTGTTGCTAACACTCATACTGATTTTATGAAAAGCGCACACGCTTCATCGG ATTGCATCACCCTACATAGGACAGTTCAAAAGTGGATCTGGAACGTTGGTACAGGCATGCCAGATGATGAGAATGGAATGAAGCCATTTATAGAATAA
- the LOC143232145 gene encoding uncharacterized protein LOC143232145 isoform X1 codes for MSIYAGIYQLYDDTVTSSTCTPGRICYWLKASRTCSVVRRRIPSRKCPSYLKVNNHRNNMAIGSHHETSSVCSCGSIADTFRAPSSSKILIASPYIGQFKSGSGTLVQACQMMRME; via the exons ATGTCAATATATGCAGGTATATATCAGCTGTATGACGATACTGTGACGTCATCTACGTGCACACCAGGCAGGATTTGCTACTGGCTTAAAGCTTCTAGAACATGTTCTGTGGTCAGGAGGAGGATCCCATCAAGAAAGTGTCCATCCTACTTGAAAGT AAACAATCACAGGAACAATATGGCCATAGGTAGTCATCATGAAACATCGTCTGTTTGTTCATGTGGTTCTATAGCAGACACATTTCGTGCCCCATCTTCTTCAAAAATTTTG ATTGCATCACCCTACATAGGACAGTTCAAAAGTGGATCTGGAACGTTGGTACAGGCATGCCAGATGATGAGAATGGAATGA
- the LOC143232144 gene encoding uncharacterized protein LOC143232144: protein MQEVGVAGPDLDRQAWMRGTMEADGTGMSDDYVHDFDLDHLEEVVKREIEARNKFGSLSCVVGDNVSETIPVTTQSVPLGAALPIESQQHLTIHNGMSSMGPNSRKQIAIAASTPGNAMGNPPSPAFGAMPTSTLATPTMPPGSVESKIPNHMDDSIMWFSPSFRYGGMTPHKPLDLRPHCAAELDSWLEKREFSDVSSTTMHQELGPPRSLGGFSNQISCSPACQMDGGSNSGGGMSTDQEQSSWHTLEDDILTTLTVRELNKRLHGYPREEVVRLKQKRRTLKNRGYAQNCRNKRLAQRHELETKNRFLQAEIFRLRQELERACQERDHYKQQINGAKNRDCSQRSLSSVSSGAASNPSSPEFYL, encoded by the coding sequence ATGCAGGAGGTAGGAGTAGCGGGACCGGATCTCGACAGACAAGCTTGGATGCGAGGAACCATGGAGGCAGACGGGACGGGCATGTCGGACGACTATGTACACGATTTTGACCTAGATCACCTGGAAGAAGTGGTTAAGCGGGAGATAGAGGCTCGCAACAAATTCGGCAGTTTATCTTGTGTTGTGGGAGACAACGTCTCCGAGACCATACCTGTAACCACACAGTCCGTGCCTTTAGGAGCTGCATTACCAATTGAATCACAGCAGCACTTAACAATACATAATGGCATGTCAAGTATGGGACCGAATTCAAGGAAACAGATAGCCATAGCTGCCAGTACCCCCGGAAATGCCATGGGAAATCCTCCTTCACCGGCTTTCGGGGCAATGCCGACATCAACTTTAGCCACTCCAACTATGCCTCCAGGGTCGGTGGAGTCTAAGATACCTAATCATATGGATGACAGTATAATGTGGTTTTCTCCTTCATTTCGTTACGGAGGAATGACCCCTCACAAACCACTTGACCTACGACCACACTGTGCAGCAGAGCTAGACAGTTGGCTTGAAAAAAGAGAATTTTCTGACGTGTCATCGACTACTATGCATCAAGAACTCGGTCCACCGCGTTCTTTGGGGGGATTTTCTAATCAGATCTCCTGCTCTCCTGCTTGCCAGATGGACGGAGGAAGCAATTCTGGGGGAGGCATGTCTACAGATCAGGAGCAGTCCTCATGGCATACGTTGGAAGACGACATTCTGACCACATTAACTGTTAGAGAGCTGAACAAGCGATTACATGGATACCCACGGGAAGAAGTTGTACGTCTCAAACAGAAAAGACGAACGTTGAAGAATCGTGGTTATGCCCAAAACTGCCGAAATAAGCGGCTAGCTCAGAGGCACGAACTAGAGACCAAAAACAGATTTCTTCAGGCTGAAATATTTCGGCTTCGTCAAGAACTGGAAAGAGCATGTCAGGAGAGAGATCACTACAAACAGCAAATAAATGGGGCTAAGAACCGAGACTGTTCACAGAGGTCACTGTCCAGTGTATCTAGTGGTGCAGCCAGTAACCCCAGCTCTCCTGAATTTTACTTATGA